In Apteryx mantelli isolate bAptMan1 chromosome 18, bAptMan1.hap1, whole genome shotgun sequence, a single window of DNA contains:
- the GMEB2 gene encoding glucocorticoid modulatory element-binding protein 2 isoform X3, with the protein MAEDEDSLEAEIVYPITCGDSKANLIWRKFVCPGINVKCVQFNDHLISPKEFVHLAGKSTLKDWKRAIRMNGIMLRKIMDSGELDFYQHAKVCSNTCRSTKIDLTGARVSLTSQTSTEYIPLTPASADVNGSPATITIETCEDASDWTTSVGDDAFAFWRGLKDAGVLEEVIHEFHQELVDTIKGLQERAQDPPLQLSDAVLLNNIVQNFGMLDLVKKVLASHKCQMDRSREQYTRDLAALEQQCDEHRKRAKELKHKSQHLNNVLMTLTPVSVPTPLKRPRLTRATSGPAAITSQVLSQPAQIAVAPGMPVSQLANLPLSKVVSALPTSVLAKSPSQPPAVSSPASPLLGGYTVLASAGSSFPNAVEIHPDASNLTVLSTAAIQDGSTVVKVVSPFQLLTLPGLGTAIQNVTQMAPSGSAIVTVPTGAVEGAAAADEHTTTIEVTTVADEAEQK; encoded by the exons ATGGCTGAAGATGAAGACAGCTTGGAGGCAGAGATTGTTTACCCTATCACCTGCGGAGACAGCAAAGCCAACCTGATATGGCGAAAGTTTGTGTGCCCTGGGATCAATGTGAAGTGTGTGCAG TTTAATGATCACCTAATTAGTCCCAAAGAGTTTGTCCACTTGGCGGGCAAGTCAACCCTAAAGGATTGGAAGCGGGCGATCCGGATGAATGGGATCATGCTCCG GAAGATCATGGACTCTGGAGAGCTGGATTTCTACCAGCACGCTAAAGTCTGTTCGAACACGTGCCGAAGCACTAAAATTGACCTGACTGGAGCCAGGGTGTCTTTGACCAGCCAGACATCAACAGAGTATATTCCTCTCACTCCTGCTTCTGCAGATG TGAATGGATCCCCGGCTACAATTACCATAGAAACCTGCGAGGATGCAAGCGATTGGACCACTAGCGTTGGAG atGATGCTTTTGCTTTCTGGCGAGGGCTGAAAGATGCAGGTGTTCTGGAAGAAGTAATCCATGAGTTCCACCAGGAGCTAGTGGACACCATAAAAGGCTTGCAGGAGCGAGCGCAAGATCCCCCATTGCAGCTCAGCG ATGCTGTTTTACTCAACAACATAGTCCAGAACTTCGGCATGCTGGATCTGGTCAAGAAGGTCCTGGCTAGCCACAAATGTCAGATGGATCGCTCGAGAGAACAATATACGCGGGATTTGGCAG CTTTGGAGCAGCAGTGCGATGAGCACCGCAAGCGGGCGAAGGAGCTGAAGCACAAATCGCAGCATCTCAATAACGTACTGATGACTCTGACGCCAGTCTCTGTCCCGACGCCTTTAAAACGTCCCAGACTTACCAGGGCCACGTCCGGGCCGGCTGCCATAACCTCTCAAGTCCTGTCCCAGCCAGCGCAGATTGCAGTGGCTCCGGGGATGCCCGTCTCTCAACTCGCCAATCTCCCCCTCAGCAAAGTGGTCTCAGCGCTTCCGACGTCCGTGCTTGCGAAAAGCCCGTCCCAGCCTCCCGCGGTGAGCTCGCCTGCGTCGCCGCTCTTGGGAGGATACACCGTGCTGGCCTCCGCAGGCTCCAGCTTCCCCAACGCCGTGGAGATCCACCCGGACGCTTCCAACCTGACGGTGCTCAGCACGGCTGCCATCCAGGACGGCAGCACCGTCGTAAAGGTCGTGAGCCCTTTCCAGCTGCTCACCCTCCCGGGACTCGGCACCGCCATCCAGAACGTGACGCAAATGGCTCCCAGCGGGAGCGCGATTGTGACCGTGCCGACGGGCGCCGTCGAGGGTGCCGCGGCAGCAGACGAACACACCACCACCATCGAGGTGACCACAGTGGCCGACGAGGCGGAGCAGAAGTGA
- the GMEB2 gene encoding glucocorticoid modulatory element-binding protein 2 isoform X2 — protein MATPDVSVHMEEVVVVTTPDNAVDGSGVEEVKTVLVTTNLSQHGGDINEDTLETENAAAAAAAAFTASTHLKEAVLVKMAEDEDSLEAEIVYPITCGDSKANLIWRKFVCPGINVKCVQFNDHLISPKEFVHLAGKSTLKDWKRAIRMNGIMLRKIMDSGELDFYQHAKVCSNTCRSTKIDLTGARVSLTSQTSTEYIPLTPASADVNGSPATITIETCEDASDWTTSVGDDAFAFWRGLKDAGVLEEVIHEFHQELVDTIKGLQERAQDPPLQLSDAVLLNNIVQNFGMLDLVKKVLASHKCQMDRSREQYTRDLAALEQQCDEHRKRAKELKHKSQHLNNVLMTLTPVSVPTPLKRPRLTRATSGPAAITSQVLSQPAQIAVAPGMPVSQLANLPLSKVVSALPTSVLAKSPSQPPAVSSPASPLLGGYTVLASAGSSFPNAVEIHPDASNLTVLSTAAIQDGSTVVKVVSPFQLLTLPGLGTAIQNVTQMAPSGSAIVTVPTGAVEGAAAADEHTTTIEVTTVADEAEQK, from the exons ATGGCAACGCCTGATGTGAGTGTTCATATGGAGGAGGTGGTCGTAGTGACAACGCCCGACAACGCGGTTGATGGAAGCGGTGTGGAAGAGGTGAAAACGGTGCTCGTGACCACAAACCTCTCTCAGCATGG CGGTGACATAAATGAAGACACCCTGGAGACAGAAAATGCAGCTGCTGCGGCTGCCGCCGCCTTTACAGCTTCAACGCATCTGAAAGAAGCCGTCTTAG TGAAGATGGCTGAAGATGAAGACAGCTTGGAGGCAGAGATTGTTTACCCTATCACCTGCGGAGACAGCAAAGCCAACCTGATATGGCGAAAGTTTGTGTGCCCTGGGATCAATGTGAAGTGTGTGCAG TTTAATGATCACCTAATTAGTCCCAAAGAGTTTGTCCACTTGGCGGGCAAGTCAACCCTAAAGGATTGGAAGCGGGCGATCCGGATGAATGGGATCATGCTCCG GAAGATCATGGACTCTGGAGAGCTGGATTTCTACCAGCACGCTAAAGTCTGTTCGAACACGTGCCGAAGCACTAAAATTGACCTGACTGGAGCCAGGGTGTCTTTGACCAGCCAGACATCAACAGAGTATATTCCTCTCACTCCTGCTTCTGCAGATG TGAATGGATCCCCGGCTACAATTACCATAGAAACCTGCGAGGATGCAAGCGATTGGACCACTAGCGTTGGAG atGATGCTTTTGCTTTCTGGCGAGGGCTGAAAGATGCAGGTGTTCTGGAAGAAGTAATCCATGAGTTCCACCAGGAGCTAGTGGACACCATAAAAGGCTTGCAGGAGCGAGCGCAAGATCCCCCATTGCAGCTCAGCG ATGCTGTTTTACTCAACAACATAGTCCAGAACTTCGGCATGCTGGATCTGGTCAAGAAGGTCCTGGCTAGCCACAAATGTCAGATGGATCGCTCGAGAGAACAATATACGCGGGATTTGGCAG CTTTGGAGCAGCAGTGCGATGAGCACCGCAAGCGGGCGAAGGAGCTGAAGCACAAATCGCAGCATCTCAATAACGTACTGATGACTCTGACGCCAGTCTCTGTCCCGACGCCTTTAAAACGTCCCAGACTTACCAGGGCCACGTCCGGGCCGGCTGCCATAACCTCTCAAGTCCTGTCCCAGCCAGCGCAGATTGCAGTGGCTCCGGGGATGCCCGTCTCTCAACTCGCCAATCTCCCCCTCAGCAAAGTGGTCTCAGCGCTTCCGACGTCCGTGCTTGCGAAAAGCCCGTCCCAGCCTCCCGCGGTGAGCTCGCCTGCGTCGCCGCTCTTGGGAGGATACACCGTGCTGGCCTCCGCAGGCTCCAGCTTCCCCAACGCCGTGGAGATCCACCCGGACGCTTCCAACCTGACGGTGCTCAGCACGGCTGCCATCCAGGACGGCAGCACCGTCGTAAAGGTCGTGAGCCCTTTCCAGCTGCTCACCCTCCCGGGACTCGGCACCGCCATCCAGAACGTGACGCAAATGGCTCCCAGCGGGAGCGCGATTGTGACCGTGCCGACGGGCGCCGTCGAGGGTGCCGCGGCAGCAGACGAACACACCACCACCATCGAGGTGACCACAGTGGCCGACGAGGCGGAGCAGAAGTGA
- the GMEB2 gene encoding glucocorticoid modulatory element-binding protein 2 isoform X1: MATPDVSVHMEEVVVVTTPDNAVDGSGVEEVKTVLVTTNLSQHGGDINEDTLETENAAAAAAAAFTASTHLKEAVLEVKMAEDEDSLEAEIVYPITCGDSKANLIWRKFVCPGINVKCVQFNDHLISPKEFVHLAGKSTLKDWKRAIRMNGIMLRKIMDSGELDFYQHAKVCSNTCRSTKIDLTGARVSLTSQTSTEYIPLTPASADVNGSPATITIETCEDASDWTTSVGDDAFAFWRGLKDAGVLEEVIHEFHQELVDTIKGLQERAQDPPLQLSDAVLLNNIVQNFGMLDLVKKVLASHKCQMDRSREQYTRDLAALEQQCDEHRKRAKELKHKSQHLNNVLMTLTPVSVPTPLKRPRLTRATSGPAAITSQVLSQPAQIAVAPGMPVSQLANLPLSKVVSALPTSVLAKSPSQPPAVSSPASPLLGGYTVLASAGSSFPNAVEIHPDASNLTVLSTAAIQDGSTVVKVVSPFQLLTLPGLGTAIQNVTQMAPSGSAIVTVPTGAVEGAAAADEHTTTIEVTTVADEAEQK; the protein is encoded by the exons ATGGCAACGCCTGATGTGAGTGTTCATATGGAGGAGGTGGTCGTAGTGACAACGCCCGACAACGCGGTTGATGGAAGCGGTGTGGAAGAGGTGAAAACGGTGCTCGTGACCACAAACCTCTCTCAGCATGG CGGTGACATAAATGAAGACACCCTGGAGACAGAAAATGCAGCTGCTGCGGCTGCCGCCGCCTTTACAGCTTCAACGCATCTGAAAGAAGCCGTCTTAG AAGTGAAGATGGCTGAAGATGAAGACAGCTTGGAGGCAGAGATTGTTTACCCTATCACCTGCGGAGACAGCAAAGCCAACCTGATATGGCGAAAGTTTGTGTGCCCTGGGATCAATGTGAAGTGTGTGCAG TTTAATGATCACCTAATTAGTCCCAAAGAGTTTGTCCACTTGGCGGGCAAGTCAACCCTAAAGGATTGGAAGCGGGCGATCCGGATGAATGGGATCATGCTCCG GAAGATCATGGACTCTGGAGAGCTGGATTTCTACCAGCACGCTAAAGTCTGTTCGAACACGTGCCGAAGCACTAAAATTGACCTGACTGGAGCCAGGGTGTCTTTGACCAGCCAGACATCAACAGAGTATATTCCTCTCACTCCTGCTTCTGCAGATG TGAATGGATCCCCGGCTACAATTACCATAGAAACCTGCGAGGATGCAAGCGATTGGACCACTAGCGTTGGAG atGATGCTTTTGCTTTCTGGCGAGGGCTGAAAGATGCAGGTGTTCTGGAAGAAGTAATCCATGAGTTCCACCAGGAGCTAGTGGACACCATAAAAGGCTTGCAGGAGCGAGCGCAAGATCCCCCATTGCAGCTCAGCG ATGCTGTTTTACTCAACAACATAGTCCAGAACTTCGGCATGCTGGATCTGGTCAAGAAGGTCCTGGCTAGCCACAAATGTCAGATGGATCGCTCGAGAGAACAATATACGCGGGATTTGGCAG CTTTGGAGCAGCAGTGCGATGAGCACCGCAAGCGGGCGAAGGAGCTGAAGCACAAATCGCAGCATCTCAATAACGTACTGATGACTCTGACGCCAGTCTCTGTCCCGACGCCTTTAAAACGTCCCAGACTTACCAGGGCCACGTCCGGGCCGGCTGCCATAACCTCTCAAGTCCTGTCCCAGCCAGCGCAGATTGCAGTGGCTCCGGGGATGCCCGTCTCTCAACTCGCCAATCTCCCCCTCAGCAAAGTGGTCTCAGCGCTTCCGACGTCCGTGCTTGCGAAAAGCCCGTCCCAGCCTCCCGCGGTGAGCTCGCCTGCGTCGCCGCTCTTGGGAGGATACACCGTGCTGGCCTCCGCAGGCTCCAGCTTCCCCAACGCCGTGGAGATCCACCCGGACGCTTCCAACCTGACGGTGCTCAGCACGGCTGCCATCCAGGACGGCAGCACCGTCGTAAAGGTCGTGAGCCCTTTCCAGCTGCTCACCCTCCCGGGACTCGGCACCGCCATCCAGAACGTGACGCAAATGGCTCCCAGCGGGAGCGCGATTGTGACCGTGCCGACGGGCGCCGTCGAGGGTGCCGCGGCAGCAGACGAACACACCACCACCATCGAGGTGACCACAGTGGCCGACGAGGCGGAGCAGAAGTGA